In Parvivirga hydrogeniphila, one genomic interval encodes:
- a CDS encoding PadR family transcriptional regulator — translation MPNGFPLGRRCCEAADGTQRQVGRGRWALVEPLVLAGLASSSRHGYELAQVIEEMTGGTLAVDLGGLYRTLRRLEAEGLVTSEWEDTEAGPQRRRYTITADGVAVLQHWRGHLAASRDLFARAVDAIDAALPQDEQ, via the coding sequence GTGCCGAACGGATTCCCGCTGGGTCGTAGGTGCTGCGAGGCCGCTGATGGGACGCAGCGCCAGGTCGGGCGCGGGCGCTGGGCGCTCGTCGAGCCGCTGGTGCTCGCGGGGCTCGCCTCATCGTCGCGGCACGGCTACGAGCTTGCGCAGGTCATCGAAGAGATGACGGGCGGGACGCTCGCCGTCGACCTCGGAGGGCTGTACCGGACGCTGCGACGGCTGGAGGCCGAAGGGCTCGTGACCTCGGAATGGGAGGACACCGAGGCGGGTCCCCAGCGTCGCCGGTACACGATCACCGCGGACGGCGTCGCAGTGCTCCAGCACTGGCGTGGGCACCTGGCCGCCAGCCGCGATCTGTTCGCGCGCGCCGTCGACGCGATCGATGCGGCGCTTCCGCAGGACGAACAGTAG
- the ftsH gene encoding ATP-dependent zinc metalloprotease FtsH: MNRNLRTALLYLLLIAVALLFVANSFETQGRVDDLPTSAFVTALKDGRVVNAEVIVREQRVRGEYYPTAADKAKKQAHQYNTTYLGDDWFAQLIAENPPLEGYRANTSDSQWWVALLSQLIPAILIVGVMFFFLNQMQGGNSKVMSFGKARAKRMTRDMPRITFKDVAGVDEAVEELQEIKEYLSNPGKFQALGAKIPKGVLLVGPPGTGKTLLARAVAGEAGVPFFSISGSDFVEMFVGVGASRVRDLFEQAKAAAPCIVFIDELDAVGRMRGAGLGGGHDEREQTLNQLLVEMDGFDIKDNVIIMAATNRPDVLDAALLRPGRFDRQIVVDRPDLKGRVEILKIHTRGKPMADDIDLEVLARRTPGFTGADLANMVNEAALLAARHGKKRIEMEELEEAIERVIAGPEKKSRLISEKEKRIIAYHETGHALVGHVLPNTDPIHKISIISRGRALGYTLALPTEDKFLSTKGEMLDELAMLLGGRVAEEIAIGDVTTGASNDLERATKLARQMVTRYGMSDRLGPMTLGEDQHEVFLGRDFSATPNYSQEIAYEIDKEVRRLIDEAFDRARTILTERRAQLDQIASVLIERETVDKDELKALLDGTWEEYLKQEAERQAKAESEDRKRRRREREREEKPEQPEDARPIVEMPPTVPPVSPA, translated from the coding sequence TTGAACCGGAACCTGAGAACGGCGCTGCTGTACCTGCTGCTCATCGCAGTGGCGCTCTTGTTCGTCGCCAACAGCTTCGAGACGCAGGGCCGTGTGGACGACCTGCCGACGTCGGCGTTCGTCACGGCGCTCAAAGACGGTCGCGTCGTGAACGCAGAGGTCATCGTCCGCGAGCAGCGGGTGCGAGGCGAGTACTACCCGACGGCCGCGGACAAGGCGAAGAAGCAGGCCCACCAGTACAACACCACCTACTTGGGAGACGATTGGTTCGCCCAGCTCATCGCCGAGAACCCGCCGCTCGAGGGCTACCGTGCGAACACCTCGGACTCGCAGTGGTGGGTGGCGCTGCTCTCGCAGCTCATTCCCGCGATCCTCATCGTGGGCGTCATGTTCTTCTTCCTGAACCAGATGCAGGGGGGCAACTCCAAGGTCATGTCGTTCGGCAAGGCGCGCGCCAAGCGTATGACGCGCGACATGCCGCGCATCACCTTCAAAGACGTTGCGGGCGTGGACGAGGCTGTCGAGGAGCTGCAAGAGATCAAGGAGTACTTGAGCAACCCCGGCAAGTTCCAGGCGCTCGGCGCGAAGATCCCGAAAGGCGTGCTCCTGGTCGGGCCTCCGGGCACCGGCAAGACGCTCCTCGCGCGCGCAGTCGCAGGCGAGGCGGGCGTGCCGTTCTTCTCGATCTCGGGCTCTGACTTCGTGGAGATGTTCGTCGGCGTCGGCGCGAGCCGCGTGCGCGACCTGTTCGAGCAGGCGAAAGCCGCGGCTCCGTGCATCGTGTTCATCGACGAGCTGGACGCGGTAGGCCGCATGCGCGGCGCCGGTCTCGGCGGGGGCCACGATGAGCGCGAGCAGACGTTGAACCAGCTGCTCGTGGAGATGGACGGGTTCGACATCAAGGACAACGTCATCATCATGGCCGCGACGAACCGTCCGGACGTGCTCGACGCAGCGCTGCTCCGTCCCGGGCGGTTCGACCGGCAGATCGTGGTGGACCGGCCGGACCTTAAAGGCCGCGTGGAGATCTTGAAGATCCACACGCGCGGCAAGCCGATGGCCGACGACATCGACCTGGAGGTGCTCGCTCGCCGGACGCCCGGCTTCACGGGCGCAGACCTGGCGAACATGGTGAACGAAGCGGCGCTGCTCGCGGCACGGCACGGCAAGAAGCGCATCGAGATGGAGGAGCTCGAGGAGGCCATCGAGCGCGTCATCGCAGGTCCTGAAAAGAAGAGCCGGCTCATCTCCGAGAAGGAGAAGCGCATCATCGCGTACCACGAGACGGGCCACGCGCTCGTCGGCCACGTGCTGCCGAACACCGACCCCATCCACAAGATCAGCATCATCTCGCGGGGCCGCGCGCTCGGGTACACGCTCGCGCTGCCGACCGAGGACAAGTTCTTGAGCACGAAAGGCGAGATGCTCGACGAGCTCGCCATGCTGCTCGGCGGCCGCGTTGCCGAGGAGATCGCCATCGGCGACGTCACCACAGGCGCGAGCAACGACCTGGAGCGGGCCACCAAGCTCGCGCGGCAGATGGTCACGCGCTACGGCATGTCCGACCGGCTCGGGCCGATGACGCTCGGAGAAGACCAGCACGAGGTGTTCCTGGGCCGCGACTTCTCCGCGACGCCCAACTACAGCCAGGAGATCGCCTACGAGATCGACAAGGAGGTGCGGCGCCTCATCGACGAGGCGTTCGACCGCGCGCGCACCATCCTTACCGAGCGGCGTGCACAGCTCGACCAGATCGCCTCGGTGCTCATCGAGCGCGAGACCGTGGACAAAGACGAGCTCAAGGCGCTGCTCGATGGCACGTGGGAGGAGTACCTCAAGCAGGAGGCCGAGCGTCAGGCGAAGGCCGAGTCCGAGGACCGCAAGCGGCGGCGCAGGGAGCGAGAGCGCGAGGAGAAGCCGGAGCAGCCTGAGGACGCCCGGCCGATCGTCGAGATGCCGCCGACCGTCCCGCCGGTGTCGCCAGCGTAA
- the hpt gene encoding hypoxanthine phosphoribosyltransferase, with translation MHPDIDHIVLTEEQIQRRVRELGAQIAHDYEGSSLLLVAVLRGAALFVADLARAIDGPVEIDFMAVSSYGSSTKSSGVVRIIKDLDEVIAGRDVLVVEDILDTGLTLKYLLRNLASRKPKSLEVVTLLSKEGKQRVPIECKYVGFSVPDEFVVGYGLDYAEKYRNLPYIGVLKPEVYTQTS, from the coding sequence ATGCACCCCGACATCGACCACATCGTGCTTACCGAGGAGCAGATCCAGCGTCGCGTCCGCGAGCTCGGAGCGCAGATCGCCCACGACTACGAGGGCTCCTCGCTCCTGCTCGTCGCCGTGCTCAGGGGCGCTGCGCTGTTCGTGGCGGACCTCGCCCGGGCGATCGACGGTCCTGTCGAGATCGACTTCATGGCCGTGTCGTCGTACGGCTCGTCCACGAAGTCGTCGGGCGTGGTGCGCATCATCAAGGACCTCGACGAGGTGATCGCCGGCCGCGACGTGCTCGTGGTCGAGGACATCCTCGACACCGGTCTCACGCTCAAGTACCTGCTCCGCAACCTCGCGTCGCGCAAGCCCAAGAGCCTGGAGGTCGTGACGCTGCTTTCCAAAGAAGGCAAGCAGCGGGTGCCGATCGAGTGCAAGTACGTGGGCTTCTCCGTGCCGGACGAGTTCGTCGTGGGGTATGGACTGGATTATGCGGAGAAGTACCGGAACCTGCCGTACATCGGCGTGCTGAAACCGGAGGTCTACACGCAGACCTCGTGA
- the tilS gene encoding tRNA lysidine(34) synthetase TilS, with the protein MADIARATALEHGMFPEGAAVVALVSGGADSVALLRLLVSGAFGDLQGRIRVLHVDHMLRGADSLADAAFVEALAAELSVPCRVVRYDVADFAEQEGLNLEDAGRRVRYRFAEQEADALTDELGAPRSRARIAVAHTLDDHVETFLMRLLTGAGASGLRGIRPVRGRVVRPLLGVRRSEVREWLAAQGAEWREDATNADTARTRAWVRAELLPVIESRFPSFAQTTERTLRILADEDDLLAEMAEAFARDFATVAPERVEFDKARMATLSRAMARRTVRAALTVAFPDAGRLEAEHVEALIEGLSCESFARDLPFGLRAETEYATLAVSRRGHAPAPIEPCLLEVPGRADLGAAGVLVARHAEPGEMPATRDAAVVDADRIEVPLVVDAPRPGDRIRPLGMAGTKKLHDVFVDAKVPRRLRPVTPVVRCGDEVVWVAGLVTSDRFKVTAATQRAVVLEWERP; encoded by the coding sequence GTGGCTGACATCGCACGCGCGACCGCGCTCGAGCACGGCATGTTCCCCGAGGGCGCCGCGGTGGTGGCGCTCGTTTCCGGCGGTGCGGACTCAGTCGCGCTGCTCCGTCTGCTCGTCTCGGGCGCGTTCGGCGACCTTCAAGGCCGGATCCGCGTGCTGCACGTCGACCACATGCTGCGCGGCGCCGACTCTCTCGCCGACGCCGCGTTCGTCGAGGCGCTCGCTGCCGAGCTCTCGGTGCCGTGCCGCGTGGTGCGCTACGACGTGGCGGACTTCGCCGAGCAGGAGGGGCTCAACCTTGAAGACGCCGGGCGGCGCGTCCGCTACCGGTTCGCCGAGCAGGAGGCAGACGCGCTCACCGATGAGCTCGGCGCGCCACGATCTCGGGCGCGCATCGCGGTCGCGCACACGCTCGACGATCACGTGGAGACCTTCCTCATGCGGTTGCTCACCGGCGCTGGCGCGAGCGGGCTGAGAGGGATCCGGCCGGTACGCGGGCGGGTCGTCAGGCCGCTTCTGGGCGTGCGCCGGAGCGAGGTGCGGGAGTGGCTCGCGGCGCAGGGCGCTGAGTGGCGGGAAGACGCCACGAACGCCGACACAGCTCGGACGCGGGCGTGGGTGCGTGCAGAGCTCCTGCCGGTGATCGAGTCGCGGTTCCCGTCTTTCGCGCAGACGACGGAGCGCACGCTTCGGATCCTTGCTGACGAAGACGACCTGCTCGCCGAGATGGCCGAGGCCTTCGCCCGCGACTTCGCGACCGTGGCGCCCGAGCGGGTGGAGTTCGACAAGGCCCGCATGGCGACGCTCTCGCGCGCGATGGCGCGCCGCACCGTCCGCGCGGCGCTCACGGTCGCGTTCCCGGACGCCGGCAGGCTCGAGGCAGAGCACGTCGAGGCGCTCATCGAGGGGCTCTCGTGTGAAAGTTTTGCGCGCGATCTTCCCTTCGGCCTGCGAGCCGAGACGGAGTACGCTACACTAGCAGTTTCCCGGCGCGGGCACGCGCCCGCTCCGATCGAACCTTGTCTGCTCGAAGTCCCCGGACGTGCCGATCTGGGCGCGGCCGGCGTCCTCGTGGCGCGGCACGCGGAGCCTGGCGAGATGCCCGCGACGCGCGATGCGGCCGTCGTAGACGCCGACCGTATCGAGGTGCCGCTCGTGGTCGACGCGCCTCGCCCGGGCGATCGCATCCGGCCGCTCGGCATGGCGGGCACCAAGAAGCTGCACGACGTCTTCGTCGACGCGAAAGTGCCGAGGCGGCTTCGCCCGGTGACGCCGGTGGTGCGATGCGGTGACGAGGTCGTGTGGGTGGCGGGGCTCGTGACGAGCGACAGGTTCAAAGTGACCGCCGCGACGCAGCGTGCGGTGGTGCTCGAGTGGGAACGGCCGTGA
- a CDS encoding C-GCAxxG-C-C family protein: MEAPTTPIRPAPARVLGGWWDADPASRAEIAAASYYQNGLWCGESVVKAVNEALGSPMPEGVHRMASGFCEGLGGSRCICGALAGAVMASGIVLGRSGPADAWEPSYEAAAELRRRWVERERAETCHEVAERHGGMDAPARWAHCAELVGTTARWVVELLREHGRADTATPSL; the protein is encoded by the coding sequence ATGGAAGCACCGACGACGCCGATCCGCCCCGCGCCCGCGCGCGTGCTCGGCGGCTGGTGGGACGCCGATCCTGCCAGCCGGGCCGAGATCGCTGCCGCTTCCTACTACCAGAACGGGCTGTGGTGCGGGGAGTCCGTCGTGAAGGCCGTCAACGAAGCGCTCGGCTCGCCGATGCCTGAGGGCGTGCACCGCATGGCGTCTGGGTTCTGCGAGGGGCTCGGGGGCTCGCGGTGCATCTGCGGGGCCCTTGCTGGCGCGGTGATGGCATCAGGGATCGTGCTCGGCCGTTCAGGGCCCGCCGACGCCTGGGAGCCGAGCTACGAGGCGGCAGCGGAGCTTCGGCGGCGATGGGTCGAGCGCGAGCGGGCTGAGACCTGCCACGAGGTCGCAGAACGCCACGGCGGCATGGACGCCCCTGCGCGCTGGGCGCACTGCGCCGAGCTCGTGGGGACGACCGCGCGCTGGGTCGTCGAGCTCCTTCGCGAGCACGGGCGCGCGGACACGGCGACGCCTTCGCTCTAG
- a CDS encoding glycine betaine ABC transporter substrate-binding protein: MRSRSLIALLAIAVVATVTVGGCATKQNSAGGGGETKQGPTVRVASLLDSEGVVLGSMVIQMLEANGIPTEDKTKFGTPDVVRKAILAGDVDATIDYTGSGQYYVGPEGDPLWNDPEKGYQTIKEKDLANGLVWLTPAPANNSEYFGVKKEFAEANGLKSMEDFARYVNGSGAVKLIGDQSWMDNPAGLKAYEAAYGFTLRDDQKIGLSNGVTAQFIQALVNGTDGVNVAEVYATDGGLAEQGIVVLADTKNVPPVYRPTPVFRKEIIEAYPEIEGILKPVFESLTTETLQELNRQVAFGGKSGKDVAREYLVSKGFLKQ; the protein is encoded by the coding sequence GTGAGATCACGGTCATTGATCGCACTGCTCGCGATCGCCGTCGTCGCAACCGTCACCGTCGGCGGGTGCGCGACGAAGCAAAACAGCGCAGGAGGCGGAGGCGAGACGAAGCAGGGCCCCACGGTTCGCGTCGCGTCGCTGCTGGATTCAGAAGGCGTCGTCTTGGGCTCGATGGTCATCCAGATGCTCGAGGCGAACGGCATCCCCACGGAAGACAAGACGAAGTTCGGTACGCCTGACGTGGTCCGCAAGGCCATCCTCGCCGGCGATGTGGACGCGACCATCGACTACACCGGCTCGGGGCAGTACTACGTCGGACCCGAAGGCGATCCGTTGTGGAACGACCCAGAGAAGGGCTACCAGACCATCAAGGAGAAGGACCTCGCCAACGGGCTCGTATGGCTCACGCCTGCTCCGGCGAACAACAGCGAGTACTTCGGGGTGAAGAAGGAGTTCGCCGAGGCGAACGGCCTGAAGTCCATGGAGGACTTCGCCCGCTACGTCAACGGCAGCGGTGCCGTCAAGCTCATCGGCGACCAGTCCTGGATGGACAACCCGGCCGGGCTGAAAGCGTACGAGGCCGCGTACGGATTCACGCTGCGCGACGATCAGAAGATCGGGCTTTCGAACGGCGTGACCGCCCAGTTCATCCAGGCGCTCGTGAACGGCACCGACGGGGTGAACGTCGCCGAGGTGTACGCCACGGACGGCGGGCTGGCCGAGCAGGGCATCGTAGTCCTCGCAGACACGAAGAACGTGCCGCCCGTCTATCGCCCCACGCCCGTGTTCCGCAAGGAGATCATCGAGGCGTATCCTGAGATCGAGGGGATCTTGAAGCCGGTGTTCGAGTCGCTCACGACCGAGACGCTGCAAGAGCTGAACCGTCAGGTCGCGTTCGGCGGCAAGTCGGGCAAGGACGTGGCGCGCGAGTATCTGGTCTCAAAGGGATTCTTGAAGCAGTAG
- a CDS encoding ABC transporter permease, with product MDGPDLSLHARARAVAVSGAALGIAAALGPFGLVLRVNRIARGEAVSLFSAFGPWGVALVACWAIVAVLALSSAPLRMRGIVGSLAAGAAPVLALWQAGSVAARYTLQAGDLARVSLGAGFWLTVAASYIAIFAATAWLKRSVVRGLVAYGPFAAVAALLASGALSSLGIVREYANNAEAFAKQMNLHVAYVGVSVLAGLVLGLALGLLAARKPATEPVVFGALNVLQVLPTLAFIGLLYPVLTDLSRRVDLFAAVGVHGVGWAPVVIVLSAYAVYPIARNTHAAFVSLEPAVIDAARGIGMGPASVLAEVELPLAAPVILAGLRVALVQSTAGAIIAGLVGGGGLGTFVFLGASETASDLILLGVLPIVALGLAFDRGLTAVETALTLWREPA from the coding sequence GTGGACGGCCCTGACCTTTCGCTTCACGCTCGGGCCAGGGCCGTCGCGGTGTCGGGCGCAGCGCTCGGCATCGCGGCGGCCCTCGGCCCGTTCGGCCTCGTCTTGCGCGTGAACCGCATCGCGCGCGGCGAGGCGGTCTCGCTCTTCTCTGCGTTCGGGCCGTGGGGCGTCGCGCTCGTCGCGTGCTGGGCGATCGTCGCCGTCCTCGCTCTGTCTTCCGCCCCGCTTCGGATGCGCGGCATCGTCGGCTCGCTCGCCGCCGGCGCAGCGCCCGTCCTCGCGCTGTGGCAGGCCGGCTCGGTCGCCGCACGCTACACGCTTCAAGCAGGCGACCTCGCCAGAGTCTCGCTCGGAGCCGGCTTCTGGCTCACCGTCGCCGCGTCTTACATCGCGATCTTCGCGGCGACCGCATGGCTTAAGCGCAGCGTCGTTCGGGGGCTCGTCGCTTACGGGCCGTTCGCTGCCGTCGCCGCGCTGCTTGCCAGCGGCGCGCTTTCCTCTCTCGGCATCGTCAGAGAGTACGCCAACAACGCCGAGGCGTTCGCGAAGCAGATGAACCTGCACGTCGCCTACGTCGGCGTCTCTGTCCTCGCGGGCCTCGTGCTCGGCCTTGCGCTGGGGCTTCTCGCCGCCCGGAAGCCGGCGACCGAGCCCGTCGTGTTCGGCGCCCTCAACGTTCTGCAGGTCCTCCCCACCCTCGCGTTCATCGGGCTGCTGTACCCCGTGCTCACCGACCTCTCGCGCAGGGTCGACCTGTTTGCAGCAGTCGGCGTGCACGGCGTCGGATGGGCGCCAGTCGTCATCGTCTTGTCGGCCTACGCCGTCTATCCGATCGCACGCAACACCCACGCCGCATTCGTCAGCCTGGAGCCTGCCGTCATCGACGCAGCGAGGGGCATCGGCATGGGCCCGGCGAGCGTGCTCGCTGAAGTCGAGCTGCCGCTTGCTGCGCCTGTCATCCTGGCCGGACTCCGGGTCGCGCTCGTCCAGAGCACGGCTGGCGCCATCATCGCGGGTCTGGTCGGCGGCGGCGGGCTCGGGACGTTCGTGTTCCTCGGCGCGAGCGAGACAGCAAGCGATCTCATCCTTCTCGGCGTCCTGCCGATCGTCGCGCTCGGACTCGCGTTCGATCGCGGGCTGACGGCCGTGGAGACCGCGCTCACACTGTGGAGGGAGCCTGCGTGA
- a CDS encoding ABC transporter ATP-binding protein yields the protein MIEIVGLTKTYGQHTAVNGLDLRIETGELTVLLGPSGAGKTTVLRCINRLIEPTAGAVLIDGLDASTLDPVELRRSMGYVIQNVGLFPNMTIRQNVAAVPRLLGWDRARIERRVEEMLDAVGLDPSRYGDKYPRQLSGGEAQRVGVARALAADPPVLLMDEPFGAVDPLTRERLQTLMRDLQRQLKKTVVFVTHDIDEAVLLADRIALMKDGRLEQHDTPEAMWRRPANEFVSRFFGENLGLRVIIRHCLADVSLKPVGGDAADLPRIDAGVSLKEALAELVGRRVRALVVVRNGEPIGVFDFDVLVESLVEERACDAV from the coding sequence GTGATCGAGATCGTCGGCCTCACGAAGACCTACGGGCAGCATACGGCAGTGAACGGGCTCGACCTGCGCATCGAGACTGGCGAGCTCACAGTGCTGCTCGGCCCGTCCGGCGCGGGGAAGACCACCGTGCTGCGCTGCATCAACCGCCTGATCGAGCCGACGGCAGGGGCCGTGCTCATCGACGGCCTCGATGCCTCGACGCTCGACCCGGTCGAGCTGCGCCGCTCCATGGGCTACGTCATCCAGAACGTCGGGCTGTTCCCGAACATGACCATCCGCCAGAACGTCGCCGCCGTGCCACGCCTGCTCGGTTGGGACCGGGCCCGCATCGAGCGGCGTGTCGAGGAGATGCTTGACGCAGTCGGCCTCGACCCCTCGCGCTACGGCGACAAGTACCCGCGACAGCTCTCCGGCGGCGAGGCCCAGCGCGTCGGCGTGGCTCGCGCGCTTGCCGCCGATCCGCCCGTGCTGCTCATGGACGAGCCGTTCGGCGCCGTCGACCCGCTCACGCGGGAGCGCCTGCAGACGCTCATGCGCGACCTCCAGCGCCAGCTGAAGAAGACGGTCGTGTTCGTCACGCACGACATCGACGAGGCGGTGCTCCTCGCCGACCGCATCGCGCTCATGAAAGACGGCCGGCTGGAGCAGCACGACACGCCGGAGGCGATGTGGCGCCGGCCGGCGAACGAGTTCGTGAGCAGGTTCTTCGGCGAGAACCTCGGGCTTCGCGTCATCATCCGACACTGCCTGGCTGACGTCTCCCTCAAACCGGTCGGCGGCGACGCCGCGGACCTGCCGCGCATCGATGCGGGGGTGTCGCTGAAAGAGGCGCTCGCCGAGCTCGTCGGCAGGCGTGTCCGGGCGCTCGTGGTGGTGCGCAACGGCGAACCGATCGGCGTCTTCGACTTCGACGTGCTCGTCGAGTCGCTCGTGGAGGAGCGTGCGTGTGATGCCGTCTGA
- a CDS encoding ABC transporter permease translates to MPSEQTRQRVVRWAGIAVLGAATAWMTLDARGFERLLKALAPHESSWLYPTKPLVTLMAEQVWLATAASLLAFVAGGLLGALALTRFGIAFRDLVLSAASLAQTVPTVALMALLVPLTGYGPEPVIVALTLYSVLPIALNVIAGIESVPPEVRDAATGIGMGRLQRLVRVELPLAMPVIMGGVKNVVVINVSAATLGAVVAAGGLGMPILAGFHDYNDAYILEGALPAIALALLLDRALTVRPRWDVR, encoded by the coding sequence ATGCCGTCTGAGCAGACCCGCCAGCGCGTTGTGCGCTGGGCAGGCATCGCAGTCCTCGGAGCAGCCACCGCGTGGATGACGCTCGACGCGCGCGGATTCGAGCGTTTGCTCAAGGCGTTGGCGCCGCACGAGTCCTCCTGGCTCTACCCCACCAAGCCGCTCGTGACGCTCATGGCCGAACAGGTGTGGCTTGCGACCGCCGCGAGCCTGCTCGCGTTCGTGGCAGGCGGCCTGCTTGGCGCGCTCGCGCTCACGCGGTTCGGCATCGCCTTCAGGGACCTCGTGCTGAGCGCCGCCAGCCTCGCGCAGACGGTGCCGACGGTCGCGCTCATGGCGCTGTTGGTGCCGCTCACGGGGTACGGCCCCGAGCCCGTCATCGTGGCGCTCACGCTCTACAGCGTCCTGCCGATCGCCCTCAACGTCATCGCCGGAATCGAGAGCGTGCCGCCGGAGGTACGCGATGCCGCGACAGGCATCGGCATGGGCCGTCTGCAGCGCCTGGTGCGCGTTGAGCTTCCGCTCGCGATGCCCGTCATCATGGGCGGCGTGAAGAACGTGGTCGTCATCAACGTGAGCGCCGCCACGCTCGGCGCGGTCGTGGCGGCAGGCGGCCTGGGCATGCCCATCCTCGCAGGCTTCCACGACTACAACGACGCGTACATCCTCGAAGGCGCGCTGCCCGCGATCGCCCTCGCCTTGCTGCTCGACCGAGCGCTCACCGTCCGTCCCCGGTGGGACGTGCGCTGA
- the mqnE gene encoding aminofutalosine synthase MqnE — MPFFFSDPALEPIAEKVLAGERLSREDGLALYASRDLLGIGQLADTVRRRINGDTVHFMVNRHINPTNICLNRCKFCAFSRNKDQDGAYEMTLEEIVRTAEEAVPDGAHEIHIVGGLHPDWPFEFYVEMVRRLREALPPHVIIQAFTAVEIEHYAKISGLSTLEVLRTLRDAGLQALPGGGAEIFSERARRLAWDKKTSADDWLRIHGEAHSLGIKTNCTMLYGHIETLEERVDHLVRLREQQDASGGFLAFIPLAFHPLNTELSDLPPTTGYDDLKTLAISRLMLDNVPHIKAFWIMLGLKVAQLSVAFGVDDLDGTVVQERITHMAGAATPEALSKDELLALIRETGHTPVERDTLYNVVRVYEEA, encoded by the coding sequence GTGCCCTTCTTTTTTTCCGACCCCGCCCTTGAGCCCATCGCCGAGAAGGTGCTCGCCGGCGAACGCCTGTCACGCGAGGACGGCCTCGCGCTGTACGCGAGCCGCGACCTGCTCGGCATCGGACAGCTCGCCGACACGGTGCGCCGACGCATCAACGGCGATACGGTCCACTTCATGGTGAACCGCCACATCAATCCCACGAACATCTGCCTGAACCGCTGCAAATTCTGCGCGTTCTCGCGGAACAAGGACCAAGACGGCGCGTACGAGATGACGCTCGAAGAGATCGTCCGCACCGCTGAAGAAGCGGTCCCTGACGGTGCGCACGAGATCCACATCGTCGGCGGCCTGCATCCTGACTGGCCGTTCGAGTTCTACGTCGAGATGGTGCGCCGCTTGCGCGAGGCCCTCCCGCCGCACGTCATCATCCAGGCGTTCACGGCCGTAGAGATCGAGCACTACGCGAAGATCAGCGGGCTGTCGACGCTCGAGGTCCTGCGGACGCTCAGGGACGCCGGCCTGCAGGCCCTGCCCGGCGGCGGGGCGGAGATCTTCTCCGAGCGCGCACGCCGCCTCGCGTGGGACAAGAAGACCTCGGCTGACGACTGGCTGCGCATCCACGGCGAGGCGCACTCGCTCGGCATCAAGACGAACTGCACGATGCTGTACGGGCACATCGAGACCCTCGAGGAGCGCGTCGACCACCTCGTGCGCCTTCGCGAGCAGCAAGACGCTTCCGGCGGGTTCCTCGCGTTCATCCCGCTCGCCTTCCATCCGCTCAACACCGAGCTTTCGGACCTGCCGCCGACCACCGGCTACGACGACCTGAAGACGCTCGCGATCTCGCGTCTCATGCTCGACAACGTCCCGCACATCAAGGCGTTCTGGATCATGCTCGGGCTCAAGGTCGCGCAGCTGTCTGTCGCCTTCGGCGTGGACGACCTCGACGGCACGGTCGTGCAGGAACGCATCACGCACATGGCAGGCGCCGCCACGCCAGAGGCGCTCTCGAAAGACGAGCTCCTCGCGCTCATCCGGGAGACCGGCCACACGCCTGTGGAGCGTGACACGCTCTACAACGTGGTGCGCGTCTACGAGGAGGCGTGA
- a CDS encoding menaquinone biosynthetic enzyme MqnA/MqnD family protein codes for MRPRLGHIQFLNCLPLYYGLVKSGDHLLEVDLVKAAPRELAERIVAGDLDVAPIPSIEYARHADEFVLLPDIAISSDGEVQSILLASTVPAEELDGRTVALTDTSRTSQVLARVLLAKRWGASPAYVEMPPDLPAMLREAEAALLIGDEALRTYWERPEGVRLYDLGTEWTAWTGLPMVYAVWAVRRSFAEERPDAVRAVIDALSGSLAYCRAHLDDISEYAARWEHFGADRFRSYFDALQFRFEPRFREGLARYFQEAVGIGALDAVPAIEVLGE; via the coding sequence ATGCGCCCGCGCCTCGGCCACATCCAGTTCCTGAACTGCCTGCCGCTGTACTACGGGCTCGTGAAAAGCGGCGATCATCTGCTCGAGGTCGACCTCGTGAAGGCGGCGCCACGGGAGCTCGCCGAGCGCATCGTCGCAGGCGACCTCGACGTCGCTCCCATCCCGTCCATCGAGTACGCGCGCCACGCGGACGAGTTCGTCCTCCTGCCAGACATCGCGATCTCCTCCGATGGCGAGGTGCAGTCGATCCTGCTTGCCTCCACCGTGCCGGCGGAAGAGCTCGATGGGCGCACGGTCGCCCTCACGGACACCTCGCGCACCTCACAGGTGCTCGCGCGCGTCCTGCTCGCGAAGCGCTGGGGCGCCAGTCCCGCGTACGTCGAGATGCCGCCGGACCTCCCCGCCATGCTGCGCGAGGCAGAGGCCGCGCTGCTCATCGGCGACGAGGCGCTCCGCACCTATTGGGAGCGGCCGGAGGGCGTGCGGCTCTACGACCTCGGCACCGAGTGGACCGCCTGGACCGGGCTGCCGATGGTGTACGCCGTGTGGGCGGTCAGGCGCTCGTTCGCCGAGGAGCGGCCGGACGCGGTGCGTGCCGTCATCGACGCGCTGTCGGGATCGCTGGCGTACTGCCGCGCGCACCTCGACGACATCAGCGAGTACGCGGCCCGGTGGGAGCACTTCGGAGCCGACCGGTTCCGCTCCTACTTCGACGCGCTGCAGTTCCGCTTCGAACCGCGCTTCCGCGAAGGGCTCGCGCGGTACTTCCAAGAGGCCGTCGGCATCGGCGCGCTCGATGCCGTCCCCGCGATCGAGGTGCTCGGCGAGTGA